One genomic window of Streptococcus mitis includes the following:
- a CDS encoding metal-sulfur cluster assembly factor yields the protein MRDDIKINDRALALKDQIIEKLEKVFDTDVELDVYNLGLIYEINLDETGLCKIVMTFTDTACDCAESLPIEIVAGLKQIEGIEDVKVEVTWSPAWKITRISRYGRIALGLPPR from the coding sequence ATGAGAGACGATATCAAAATCAATGACCGTGCTTTGGCCTTAAAAGACCAAATTATCGAAAAACTAGAGAAGGTTTTTGATACAGATGTGGAATTGGATGTTTACAATCTAGGACTGATTTATGAAATCAATCTGGACGAAACAGGTCTCTGTAAGATTGTCATGACCTTCACTGACACAGCCTGCGATTGTGCCGAAAGCCTGCCTATCGAAATCGTGGCAGGTCTGAAACAAATCGAGGGTATCGAAGATGTCAAGGTTGAAGTTACCTGGTCGCCTGCTTGGAAGATCACACGAATCAGTCGCTACGGCCGCATTGCCCTTGGACTGCCACCTCGTTAA
- the ilvD gene encoding dihydroxy-acid dehydratase, with product MTELDKRHRSSIYDSMVKSPNRAMLRATGMTDKDFETPIVGVISTWAENTPCNIHLHDFGKLAKEGVKSAGAWPVQFGTITVADGIAMGTPGMRFSLTSRDIIADSIEAAMGGHNVDAFVAIGGCDKNMPGSMIAIANMDIPAIFAYGGTIAPGNLDGKDIDLVSVFEGIGKWNHGDMTAEDVKRLECNACPGPGGCGGMYTANTMATAIEVLGMSLPGSSSHPAESADKKEDIEAAGRAVVKMLELGLKPSDILTREAFEDAITVTMALGGSTNATLHLLAIAHAANVDLSLEDFNTIQERVPHLADLKPSGQYVFQDLYEVGGVPAVMRYLLANGFLHGDRITCTGKTVAENLADFADLTPGQKVIMPLENPKRADGPLIILNGNLAPDGAVAKVSGVKVRRHVGPAKVFDSEEDAIQAVLTDEIVDGDVVVVRFVGPKGGPGMPEMLSLSSMIVGKGQGDKVALLTDGRFSGGTYGLVVGHIAPEAQDGGPIAYLRTGDIVTVDQDTKEISMAVSEEELEKRKAETTLPPLYSRGVLGKYAHIVSSASRGAVTDFWNMDKSGKK from the coding sequence ATGACTGAATTAGATAAACGTCACCGCAGTAGCATTTATGACAGCATGGTAAAATCACCAAACCGTGCCATGCTTCGTGCGACTGGTATGACAGATAAGGACTTTGAAACACCGATTGTTGGGGTCATTTCGACTTGGGCGGAAAATACACCATGTAACATTCACTTGCATGATTTTGGGAAATTGGCTAAAGAAGGTGTAAAATCAGCAGGTGCTTGGCCTGTGCAGTTTGGGACTATCACTGTAGCGGACGGGATTGCCATGGGAACGCCTGGTATGCGTTTCTCTTTGACATCTCGTGATATTATTGCGGACTCAATCGAGGCAGCTATGGGAGGCCACAATGTGGATGCCTTTGTTGCTATCGGTGGCTGTGATAAGAACATGCCGGGTTCTATGATTGCTATTGCTAATATGGATATTCCAGCTATTTTCGCATATGGTGGAACCATTGCACCGGGAAATCTTGATGGCAAAGACATCGACTTGGTTTCTGTCTTTGAGGGGATCGGGAAATGGAACCACGGTGATATGACAGCTGAGGACGTGAAACGTCTTGAATGTAATGCCTGCCCTGGACCTGGTGGCTGTGGTGGTATGTATACTGCTAATACCATGGCGACTGCTATCGAAGTTCTCGGTATGAGTTTACCAGGATCTTCATCTCACCCAGCTGAATCAGCTGATAAGAAAGAAGATATCGAAGCAGCAGGACGTGCTGTTGTTAAGATGTTGGAACTTGGTCTCAAACCATCAGATATCTTGACTCGTGAAGCCTTTGAAGATGCCATCACTGTGACTATGGCTCTCGGTGGTTCTACAAATGCCACTCTTCACTTGCTTGCCATTGCCCATGCTGCCAATGTTGACTTGTCACTTGAGGACTTCAATACGATTCAAGAGCGTGTGCCTCACTTGGCTGACTTGAAACCATCTGGTCAGTATGTCTTCCAAGACCTCTACGAAGTCGGTGGTGTGCCTGCGGTTATGAGATATCTCTTGGCAAATGGTTTCCTTCATGGAGACCGCATTACATGTACTGGTAAGACTGTAGCTGAGAACTTGGCTGACTTTGCAGACCTTACACCAGGTCAAAAAGTTATCATGCCTCTTGAAAATCCAAAACGTGCGGACGGTCCATTGATTATCTTGAACGGGAACCTTGCTCCTGATGGTGCGGTTGCCAAGGTATCAGGTGTTAAAGTACGTCGTCACGTTGGTCCAGCTAAGGTCTTTGACTCAGAAGAAGATGCTATCCAGGCCGTTTTGACAGATGAAATCGTTGATGGCGATGTAGTCGTTGTTCGTTTCGTTGGACCTAAAGGTGGTCCTGGTATGCCTGAGATGCTGTCACTTTCATCAATGATTGTTGGTAAAGGTCAAGGAGACAAGGTTGCCCTCTTGACGGATGGTCGTTTCTCTGGTGGTACTTACGGTCTGGTTGTGGGACATATCGCTCCTGAAGCTCAGGATGGTGGACCAATTGCCTACCTTCGTACAGGCGATATCGTTACGGTTGACCAAGATACCAAAGAAATTTCCATGGCCGTATCTGAAGAAGAACTTGAAAAACGCAAGGCAGAAACAACCTTACCACCACTTTACAGTCGTGGTGTCCTCGGTAAATACGCTCACATCGTATCATCTGCTTCACGCGGAGCCGTAACAGACTTCTGGAATATGGACAAGTCAGGTAAAAAGTAA
- a CDS encoding transketolase family protein, translating to MMRSTKELRHVYRDFLLEANQSYSDIVVLEADLSSSMATNNLEKDFGDRYVNVGIMEAEMVGLAAGLSIQGFRPYLHTFGPFASRRVFDQLFISLGYAQLDATVIGSDAGVTAEMNGGTHMPFEEIGLLRLIPKSIIFEATDDIQFREILNQTLELKGLKYIRTIRKAPEAVYQGGEDFSKGYIELRHGEDVVIVASGIMVAPSIRVADELSKLGYSVGVIDLFRIKPIPEQIKTMLSGKTIFTVENHNQIGGIGSALCELFSDDGITKIHRMGVQERFGQVGKMDYLLNEYGLSESNIKEKVLAFYNAR from the coding sequence ATGATGAGAAGTACGAAAGAATTACGACATGTGTATAGAGATTTCCTTCTAGAAGCTAACCAAAGTTATTCTGATATAGTAGTTTTAGAAGCAGACTTGTCAAGTTCGATGGCTACTAATAATCTTGAAAAGGACTTTGGAGACCGTTATGTGAATGTTGGGATCATGGAAGCAGAAATGGTCGGGCTTGCAGCAGGTTTATCTATTCAGGGGTTTAGACCTTATCTTCATACATTTGGCCCTTTTGCTTCACGAAGAGTATTTGATCAATTATTTATTTCTCTTGGGTACGCACAATTGGATGCCACTGTGATTGGCTCAGATGCAGGAGTAACGGCAGAGATGAATGGTGGAACACATATGCCATTTGAAGAAATTGGATTGTTACGTTTAATTCCTAAATCAATCATTTTTGAAGCAACTGATGATATCCAATTTCGTGAAATCTTGAACCAGACATTAGAATTAAAAGGACTAAAATATATTCGAACAATTAGAAAAGCTCCAGAGGCTGTATATCAAGGTGGAGAAGATTTTTCTAAAGGCTACATTGAGTTAAGACACGGTGAAGATGTTGTAATAGTTGCTTCTGGCATAATGGTTGCTCCAAGTATTCGAGTTGCGGATGAACTGTCTAAATTAGGTTATTCAGTAGGTGTGATAGATTTATTTAGAATCAAACCGATACCAGAACAGATAAAAACAATGTTAAGCGGAAAAACTATATTTACTGTAGAAAACCACAATCAGATAGGTGGAATTGGCAGTGCTTTATGTGAATTATTCTCTGATGATGGAATAACAAAAATTCATCGGATGGGTGTTCAAGAAAGATTCGGTCAAGTAGGGAAAATGGATTATCTTCTTAATGAGTATGGTTTGAGTGAATCGAATATAAAAGAGAAAGTTTTAGCGTTTTATAATGCAAGATAG
- a CDS encoding transketolase yields the protein MILSENREDELRKFATKIRLNTLRTLNHLGFGHYGGSLSIVEVLAVLYGEIMPMTPEIFASRDRDYFVLSKGHAGPALYSTLYLNGFFDKEFLYSLNTNGTKLPSHPDRNLTPGIDMTTGSLGQGISVATGLAYGQRIRKSPFYTYAIVGDGELNEGQCWEAIQFASHQQLSNLIVFVDDNKKQLDGFTKDICNPGDFVEKFSAFGFESIRVNGSDIREIYEGIIQLKQSNNSSPKCIVLDTIKGQGVRELEEMKSNHHLRPTVEERQMLTSVVERLSQELEETE from the coding sequence ATGATTTTAAGTGAAAATAGAGAAGATGAGTTAAGAAAATTTGCAACAAAAATCCGATTAAATACTCTTAGAACATTGAATCATCTTGGATTCGGCCATTATGGAGGGAGTCTGTCTATAGTAGAAGTTTTAGCAGTGCTTTATGGTGAAATAATGCCGATGACTCCAGAAATATTTGCGTCACGAGATAGAGATTATTTTGTTTTATCCAAGGGACATGCTGGACCAGCTTTGTACAGCACACTCTATTTGAATGGTTTCTTTGACAAAGAATTCTTATATTCTTTAAATACAAATGGAACCAAATTACCGTCTCATCCTGATAGAAATCTAACGCCGGGCATAGATATGACAACTGGCTCTTTAGGACAGGGAATTAGTGTTGCAACCGGACTTGCATATGGTCAGAGAATAAGAAAAAGTCCCTTTTACACCTATGCTATTGTTGGAGATGGTGAGTTAAATGAGGGACAATGTTGGGAGGCTATACAGTTTGCTTCTCATCAACAGTTATCTAATTTAATTGTATTTGTAGACGATAACAAAAAACAATTAGATGGTTTTACAAAGGATATTTGTAATCCAGGTGATTTTGTAGAAAAATTCTCAGCATTTGGGTTTGAATCCATTAGGGTCAATGGTTCAGATATTAGAGAAATTTATGAAGGGATTATCCAATTAAAACAGTCAAATAATTCATCCCCTAAGTGTATTGTATTAGACACTATTAAAGGTCAAGGAGTTCGAGAGCTGGAAGAAATGAAATCCAATCATCATCTTCGCCCTACTGTAGAGGAGAGACAAATGTTAACTTCAGTTGTAGAAAGATTAAGTCAGGAATTGGAGGAAACAGAATGA
- a CDS encoding PTS ascorbate transporter subunit IIC yields MMKFILDIVSTPAILVALIAILGLVLQKKKLPDIIKGGIKTFVGFLVVSGGAGIVQNSLNPFGTMFEHAFHLSGVVPNNEAIVAVALTTYGSATAMIMFAGMVFNILIARFTRFKYIFLTGHHTLYMACMIAVILSVAGFTSLPLILLGGLALGIIMSISPAFVQKYMVQLTGNDKVALGHFSSLGYWLSGFTGSLIGDKSKSTEDIKFPKSLAFLRDSTVSITLSMAVIYIIVAIFAGSEYIEKEISNGTSGLVYALQLAGQFAAGVFVILAGVRLILGEIVPAFKGISERLVPNSKPALDCPIVYTYAPNAVLIGFISSFVGGLVSMAIMIASGTVVILPGVVPHFFCGATAGVIGNASGGVRGATIGAFLQGILISFLPVFLMPVLGGLGFQGSTFSDADFGLSGIILGMLNQFGSQAGIVIGLVLILAVMFGVSFIKKPSAKEE; encoded by the coding sequence ATGATGAAGTTCATATTGGATATTGTTAGTACACCAGCTATTTTAGTAGCTTTAATTGCAATCTTAGGATTAGTTCTTCAGAAGAAGAAATTACCTGATATTATTAAAGGTGGAATTAAGACCTTTGTTGGTTTCTTAGTTGTATCTGGTGGTGCAGGAATTGTACAAAATTCTTTGAATCCATTTGGTACCATGTTTGAGCATGCTTTTCATTTATCTGGCGTTGTGCCGAATAATGAAGCAATTGTAGCTGTAGCTTTAACAACATATGGCTCAGCTACTGCAATGATTATGTTTGCAGGTATGGTATTCAATATCTTAATTGCTCGTTTTACTCGATTCAAATATATCTTTTTAACAGGGCACCACACTCTATATATGGCGTGTATGATTGCGGTCATTTTATCAGTTGCTGGCTTTACTAGCTTGCCTCTTATCTTACTAGGAGGATTAGCACTCGGTATTATTATGAGTATTTCCCCAGCATTTGTGCAAAAATATATGGTTCAATTAACTGGAAATGACAAGGTGGCTTTAGGTCATTTCAGTTCTTTGGGATATTGGTTAAGTGGTTTCACTGGTAGCCTTATCGGTGACAAATCAAAATCAACAGAGGACATTAAATTCCCAAAGAGTTTAGCTTTTTTACGTGATAGTACTGTTAGTATTACTTTATCTATGGCAGTTATTTACATTATTGTAGCTATCTTTGCAGGGTCAGAATATATAGAAAAAGAAATCAGTAATGGTACAAGTGGTCTAGTTTATGCTTTACAATTAGCAGGTCAATTTGCAGCAGGTGTATTTGTTATTTTAGCAGGTGTTCGCCTTATTTTGGGTGAAATTGTTCCAGCCTTTAAAGGTATTTCAGAGCGTCTTGTACCTAATTCAAAACCTGCTTTGGATTGTCCGATTGTTTATACTTATGCACCTAATGCAGTCCTAATTGGATTTATCTCTAGTTTTGTCGGTGGTTTAGTAAGTATGGCAATTATGATTGCTTCAGGAACGGTTGTCATCTTACCAGGCGTTGTGCCTCATTTCTTCTGTGGAGCGACTGCAGGTGTCATTGGGAATGCATCTGGTGGTGTTCGTGGAGCCACTATTGGAGCATTTTTACAAGGTATTTTAATTAGTTTTCTTCCAGTCTTTTTAATGCCAGTTTTGGGAGGACTTGGTTTCCAAGGGTCAACTTTCTCAGATGCAGATTTTGGTCTATCAGGAATTATTTTAGGAATGTTGAATCAATTTGGCTCACAAGCAGGCATTGTTATTGGTCTTGTTCTTATTCTAGCAGTTATGTTTGGAGTATCCTTTATTAAAAAGCCATCTGCAAAGGAGGAATAA
- a CDS encoding PTS sugar transporter subunit IIB, whose amino-acid sequence MLKIGTACGSGLGSSFMVQMNIESVLSDLNVSDVEVEHYDLGGADPNAADIWIVGRDLADSASHLGDVRILNSIIDMDELRELITKLCEEKGLI is encoded by the coding sequence ATGTTAAAAATTGGTACAGCTTGTGGTTCAGGATTAGGTTCAAGTTTTATGGTACAGATGAATATTGAATCTGTATTGAGTGATTTGAATGTTTCAGATGTAGAAGTTGAACACTATGATTTAGGTGGAGCAGATCCAAATGCTGCTGATATTTGGATTGTTGGTCGTGATCTAGCTGATTCAGCTAGTCATCTTGGAGATGTTCGTATCTTAAATAGTATTATTGATATGGATGAACTACGAGAATTAATTACGAAACTTTGTGAAGAAAAAGGACTTATATAG
- a CDS encoding BglG family transcription antiterminator — protein MFDYRALVILMTLMDHCELSLYELSVKVSLPIKEVKEGIDYLVPYLANKGIVLDKKQGRYSLSNRTKQSLTDIIKSDELVLPKSTRLALIYLYTFCRLDFISNNHYQDFLKVSKNTTLSDIQSLRKIMLDNDLELGYSRAKGYTLHGSEWNKHRLSFQMVSELLESSIGIWGLDYVLSSWGYSLTYDLIDQVVKDYYEKLQIVPIVNQLKVCLFGLVFIICRYQRDVERVCLSETLVSPIIQDITTILLDTVVDLGIIDTVFSEDDYRYVTVLLSSCFEGEVDVAPVYFNQLTEAIISRMEDISLLHFKQREVLRENLRRHLIPAYYRLKFGLPSSNEYVLHVKEHYPDLFELVKDSLTPLMDAIDKPIPDSETAYFVIHFGGYLKKADNLPQKCYKAAIICPNGISSSLMIKENLLALFPQIEFIGTSKIDDLYAKTSSDYDMVFSTIKVDTEKPNYLVSVMMTEEQTTQLVELVSKDFPDTGYRDIELNQIISIVRRYSVITQELELKLALKRYLYQEMNRKEVLPLLEELITKETYQVSSEKLGWKEAIRLAAKPLLDQHKITENYPEAMIQKVEEFGPFINLGKGVAIPHARPDEGVNEIGMSMLVLEEPIYLLDNPEQEVRLLICIAAIDNESHLKALSHLTTILRDKNHVQTLISSKNYDDIEMIIKQED, from the coding sequence ATGTTTGATTATAGAGCACTAGTTATTTTGATGACTTTGATGGATCATTGTGAGCTATCATTATATGAATTATCTGTTAAGGTGAGCTTACCTATAAAGGAAGTCAAAGAAGGAATAGATTATTTAGTGCCTTATCTAGCTAATAAAGGGATAGTGCTGGATAAAAAACAAGGTCGCTATAGTTTATCAAATCGTACGAAGCAGTCTTTGACAGATATTATTAAGTCGGATGAATTGGTTTTACCAAAGTCGACTCGCTTAGCATTAATCTATCTTTACACTTTTTGCCGATTAGATTTTATATCGAATAATCATTACCAAGACTTTTTGAAAGTAAGTAAGAATACAACCTTATCTGATATTCAATCATTAAGAAAGATTATGTTGGATAATGATTTGGAGCTAGGGTACAGTAGAGCAAAAGGTTATACTTTACACGGTTCAGAGTGGAATAAGCACCGTTTATCTTTTCAAATGGTTAGTGAGTTGCTGGAATCCTCCATAGGGATTTGGGGGTTGGATTATGTTTTATCCAGTTGGGGGTATTCATTAACTTATGATTTGATTGATCAGGTAGTTAAAGATTATTATGAAAAGCTACAGATAGTACCTATTGTTAATCAATTAAAAGTTTGCCTTTTCGGTTTAGTATTCATTATATGTAGGTATCAAAGGGATGTTGAAAGAGTATGTCTTTCAGAGACATTAGTATCTCCTATTATTCAAGATATAACGACTATTTTATTAGATACAGTAGTTGATTTGGGAATTATAGATACGGTATTTTCAGAGGATGATTATCGCTATGTCACAGTTTTATTATCAAGTTGCTTTGAAGGTGAAGTAGATGTTGCTCCGGTTTACTTTAATCAATTAACAGAGGCTATTATAAGTAGAATGGAAGATATTTCTTTGTTACATTTTAAACAAAGAGAAGTATTGAGAGAAAATCTTCGCCGCCACCTTATACCGGCTTACTATAGATTAAAGTTCGGCTTACCTAGCTCAAATGAATATGTGTTGCATGTTAAAGAACATTATCCTGATTTATTTGAACTAGTAAAAGATTCTTTGACTCCCTTGATGGACGCTATTGACAAGCCCATACCTGATAGTGAAACAGCATATTTTGTTATCCATTTTGGAGGATATTTAAAGAAAGCAGACAATTTGCCTCAAAAATGTTATAAAGCAGCAATTATCTGTCCTAATGGAATTAGTTCTTCATTGATGATAAAAGAGAATCTATTAGCATTATTCCCTCAAATTGAGTTTATAGGAACCTCAAAGATTGATGATTTATATGCGAAAACTAGTAGTGACTATGATATGGTTTTTTCTACTATAAAGGTGGATACAGAGAAGCCAAATTATCTAGTTTCTGTTATGATGACGGAAGAACAAACAACACAGTTAGTTGAATTGGTATCAAAAGATTTCCCAGATACAGGTTATCGAGATATTGAGCTTAATCAGATAATTAGCATAGTAAGACGATATAGTGTAATCACACAAGAATTAGAGTTAAAATTAGCATTAAAGAGGTATCTCTATCAAGAAATGAACAGAAAGGAAGTGTTACCATTGTTAGAAGAATTAATTACAAAAGAAACTTATCAGGTTAGTTCGGAAAAATTAGGATGGAAGGAGGCAATTCGTTTAGCAGCTAAACCGCTTTTGGATCAACATAAGATAACTGAGAACTACCCTGAGGCAATGATTCAAAAAGTAGAAGAGTTTGGGCCTTTTATTAATTTAGGGAAGGGAGTAGCAATTCCTCACGCTCGGCCAGATGAAGGTGTGAATGAAATAGGAATGTCAATGTTAGTTTTGGAAGAACCGATTTATTTATTGGATAATCCAGAACAGGAGGTAAGATTGTTGATTTGTATTGCAGCCATTGATAATGAGAGTCATTTAAAGGCTTTGTCACATTTAACAACAATTTTAAGAGATAAAAATCATGTTCAAACTTTAATATCATCAAAAAACTATGATGACATTGAAATGATAATTAAACAGGAGGATTAG
- a CDS encoding PTS ascorbate transporter subunit IIC gives MPLRLSTKLYVALASWAEDDFRSVNGQIEYLLTECVKQRKKDGKYVSETIDEPFEIDI, from the coding sequence ATCCCCCTTCGACTCTCAACAAAGTTATACGTTGCACTCGCCTCATGGGCAGAAGATGACTTTCGTTCAGTCAATGGGCAAATCGAATATCTCCTTACAGAATGTGTCAAACAACGGAAGAAAGACGGAAAATACGTATCAGAAACCATTGACGAACCATTTGAGATTGATATTTAA
- the rpmF gene encoding 50S ribosomal protein L32 has protein sequence MAVPARRTSKAKKNKRRTHYKVTAPSVNFDETTGDYSRSHRVSLKGYYKGRKIAKAASAE, from the coding sequence ATGGCAGTACCTGCACGTCGCACTTCAAAAGCGAAGAAAAACAAACGTCGTACACACTACAAAGTAACAGCTCCATCTGTAAACTTTGACGAAACTACTGGAGATTACTCACGTTCTCACCGTGTATCACTTAAAGGATACTACAAAGGACGTAAAATCGCTAAAGCTGCATCAGCTGAATAA
- the rpmG gene encoding 50S ribosomal protein L33, with translation MRVNITLEHKESGERLYLTSKNKRNTPDRLQLKKYSPKLRKHVVFTEVK, from the coding sequence ATGCGCGTAAATATTACACTTGAACACAAAGAATCTGGTGAACGCTTGTACCTTACTTCTAAAAACAAACGTAACACTCCAGACCGTCTTCAATTGAAGAAATACTCACCAAAACTTCGCAAACACGTTGTGTTTACAGAGGTTAAATAA
- a CDS encoding SEC10/PgrA surface exclusion domain-containing protein, with protein MESNTQGHGTIKKLRTGAVVSTLALTAFGVSTGVSASETEVAVNEPATRVVAQDEVVPKVPSQSDVDKAKAESDKASQDVAKQKEVVASTEANIANAEKTIAETTKKVEEAKSVTPEKVAEAKADAEKKANELATAEKTVADADKSVSATAEKVEDRTKVVSNAEKTATATANKVADAQKKVDSLSSTTDVAPLEKEVVTLTNQVSADTQAVATAQTNLDNGKKAQSNKDQAIKDAQTGVSSAETKLSQATTALANAKADQVNKDQAIATAKADLDRAKEELAGTGEDVKNTITVSPEYISLLKEYFEKGRPAELGKKLTKLGYKELEKLGEVEYYNGDLVSFTIPFNGSERDKKRVVDIYNLDFETRKELSLYAADLFNQVRKQFGTAPAKVTADSIKMADEIAKASNGTQGHNRDVMRSVGEDNKTAVSELIHNVSVTIPVNTVYDLKQQVLGGIYGMLYWDGHAKWGHAKGVSDVSTNKFLSHLQYIGVSVGKADGITKIHFDGTSDNVIDSDSKFDKTEIVSDKAEIVANLRNKVANSEKAYNNAVKASQEAKSTVATAQTDYTNAETALANARTNLSNVVGNKIDVPALEKALADAESKLAQDTKALQTAKESLALAKSNATDKAKALAEAKSALETAKAEQSNADKALTTAKGELEVLTKAHDVAVLARKSAGQDLFRKREASKEATDTYTVLELALTKRNEVLKTLEAGLTDAKSKLGVLRAELETAKDELARLEGIAEAKARVHANLKDLKDRYETEQAEKRRLEELSRKADAIRKAGGQPKEVTNADGKVVDIVDAKAQNRPVSVATVGTKDDKTYQAPAKATNVKAEPKKQLPNTGTKGSMLGLLGLGLLAGLGLGYTKKNLRK; from the coding sequence GGTAGTTGCTCAGGACGAGGTTGTCCCTAAAGTTCCTAGTCAATCGGACGTAGATAAGGCTAAGGCTGAATCGGACAAGGCTAGTCAGGATGTAGCTAAGCAAAAAGAAGTTGTTGCATCTACTGAAGCAAACATTGCTAATGCTGAAAAGACTATCGCTGAAACTACTAAGAAAGTAGAAGAAGCTAAGTCTGTTACACCTGAAAAGGTAGCTGAGGCTAAGGCTGACGCTGAAAAGAAAGCTAATGAGCTTGCTACGGCTGAAAAGACTGTAGCTGATGCTGATAAGTCTGTATCTGCAACTGCTGAAAAGGTTGAAGACCGAACTAAGGTAGTATCTAATGCTGAGAAAACTGCCACAGCTACGGCTAACAAGGTAGCTGATGCTCAGAAGAAAGTAGATTCTCTTTCATCTACTACTGATGTTGCGCCACTTGAAAAAGAGGTAGTTACGCTTACTAACCAAGTCAGTGCTGACACTCAGGCAGTAGCGACTGCTCAGACTAACCTTGATAATGGTAAAAAAGCTCAATCTAACAAAGACCAAGCTATCAAAGACGCCCAAACTGGGGTATCTAGCGCTGAAACTAAACTTTCTCAAGCTACTACAGCCCTTGCTAATGCTAAAGCTGACCAAGTCAACAAAGACCAAGCTATTGCTACAGCTAAAGCTGACCTAGACCGTGCTAAAGAAGAGCTAGCAGGTACTGGTGAAGACGTTAAGAACACTATCACTGTAAGTCCAGAGTATATTTCTCTATTAAAAGAGTACTTTGAAAAAGGCAGACCTGCTGAACTAGGTAAGAAACTGACTAAATTGGGGTATAAGGAGTTAGAGAAGTTAGGTGAGGTAGAGTACTACAATGGTGATTTAGTATCTTTCACTATTCCTTTCAATGGCTCTGAACGTGATAAGAAACGTGTTGTAGATATTTACAATCTAGATTTTGAAACTCGTAAAGAACTTTCACTTTATGCAGCAGACTTGTTCAATCAGGTACGCAAACAGTTTGGTACTGCGCCTGCTAAGGTAACAGCAGACTCAATTAAGATGGCTGACGAAATCGCCAAGGCATCTAACGGTACTCAAGGGCATAACCGTGATGTTATGCGTTCTGTTGGCGAAGACAATAAGACTGCTGTGTCTGAGTTAATCCATAATGTCTCAGTTACTATACCAGTAAATACTGTCTATGATTTAAAACAGCAGGTTCTTGGGGGTATCTACGGTATGCTTTACTGGGATGGTCACGCTAAGTGGGGGCATGCTAAAGGGGTATCTGATGTTTCAACTAACAAATTTTTATCTCACTTGCAATACATTGGGGTTTCAGTAGGTAAGGCTGACGGAATCACTAAGATCCATTTTGATGGTACTAGTGACAATGTAATTGATTCTGACTCTAAGTTTGATAAGACTGAAATTGTTTCAGATAAGGCTGAAATCGTAGCTAATTTGCGCAATAAGGTAGCAAATTCTGAAAAAGCCTACAACAACGCAGTTAAAGCCTCTCAAGAAGCTAAATCAACTGTAGCAACTGCCCAAACTGATTACACCAACGCAGAAACAGCTCTTGCTAATGCTCGTACTAACTTATCTAACGTAGTCGGTAACAAGATTGATGTTCCAGCTCTTGAAAAGGCTCTTGCTGATGCCGAATCTAAACTAGCACAAGACACTAAAGCTTTGCAAACTGCTAAGGAGTCACTTGCTCTAGCTAAATCAAATGCTACTGACAAAGCTAAGGCTCTTGCTGAAGCTAAGTCAGCTCTTGAGACTGCTAAGGCTGAACAATCAAACGCAGACAAGGCTCTTACAACTGCCAAGGGTGAATTGGAAGTCCTTACTAAGGCTCATGATGTAGCAGTCTTGGCTCGTAAGTCAGCTGGTCAAGACCTATTCCGTAAACGTGAAGCATCTAAAGAGGCTACTGATACTTATACAGTACTAGAACTTGCCCTTACTAAACGTAATGAAGTCCTCAAGACTTTGGAAGCAGGGCTTACTGATGCTAAATCTAAGCTTGGTGTACTTCGTGCTGAGTTGGAGACTGCTAAGGACGAGTTGGCTCGTCTAGAGGGTATCGCTGAAGCTAAGGCTCGTGTCCATGCTAACTTGAAAGACCTCAAAGACCGTTATGAAACTGAACAAGCAGAAAAACGTCGCTTGGAAGAGCTTTCTCGTAAAGCAGATGCAATCCGTAAAGCAGGTGGTCAACCAAAAGAAGTCACTAACGCTGACGGTAAAGTAGTTGACATCGTAGATGCTAAGGCGCAAAACAGACCTGTTAGTGTTGCCACAGTGGGAACTAAAGACGATAAAACATATCAAGCTCCTGCAAAAGCTACAAATGTAAAAGCAGAACCTAAGAAACAACTTCCAAATACAGGAACTAAGGGATCTATGCTAGGATTATTAGGCTTGGGGTTACTAGCAGGTTTAGGATTAGGGTATACCAAAAAGAACTTAAGAAAGTAA